A window of Melospiza melodia melodia isolate bMelMel2 chromosome Z, bMelMel2.pri, whole genome shotgun sequence contains these coding sequences:
- the FREM1 gene encoding FRAS1-related extracellular matrix protein 1 isoform X2, translating into MKPSEKGWLLLLLPVVLRVVCSSFIGVNLGVKVMKGQSVFLSEEDLNFSIPREKDVCKVEVISEPITQRVGKLTPQVFDCHFLPNEVKYTHNGCPILDEDMVMLRLYRFTETETFVETFTLHVQLLEPDCNIIKMRSHALEVPEYYGLSRVIDKNVLTFDYDRKINLDCTISIISSETHLPAHGQLFAGKVQQGQFGGDQPWSLFPGTKHNLGQQCRNRSCAQGLGDITNKKMSCEEFLRMGIQYRHLDPPSPDTDYIPVRLDLSDSRSKTLHKTEYAWLPVQIRGAVPNQRPKAAPMAKFILEVDQFILTPITTTTIDAEDNETPKSLLIFNITKPPPRGFITHLSDHTKPIGSFTWKDLSDMLIAYQPPNNSHTERRNYEVEFEVHDFYFERSSPITVHLSIRTTDTNAPRVSWNTGLNLLEGQSRPITWQHFQIVDNDDIQNVRLVTVDGLQHGQLSVRGGKGFMFTVSDIQDGVVHYHHDDSDSTKDFVVFRIFDGSHSIRHKFPINILPKDDSPPFLISNVVIEVHEGQTILIQRSMLHASDMDSSDHYILFNITKPPQAGEVLKKPGPNLLGYSVNSFLQRDLFNGMIYYHHLGGEVFEDSLEFVLCDSHDPPNLSEPQVMMVHIIPVDDQLPREAPGVTRHLVVKETEISHLTKKHLHFIDVEEQDRELTYTITTSPFFSCTHGYSDAGKLFMVDTIPKLVKDPTALALRSFTQHAVNYMKVAYMPPLQDIGPEPQQVQFVFSVSNQHGGTLYGICFNITILPVDNQAPEVLATPLRVQEGGTTPITEGHILISDSDTKGEHLFLLLQRQPQHGVVELDNIPMNGGDRLSCEDLRTLAVRYRHDSSETLTDEIFFAASDGIHFVEFILQVKVLPVNDELPVMQTGLVPVLHCLEGEEIVLSSEYIYATDVDSDDMELVFVLARQPHHGLVRRAGSAVDRFSQADVIAGLVTYTHTSGEIGLTPCIEILTLIVSDGEAGLDVTDCCYDGLPSPPVSRDDPFPVYDLNITVLPVDNQPPSILTGASFVVEEGSSAALTTKHLFATDPDTAADDLQFVLVSPPQFGYIENILPSPGFEKSNIGISIGSFQLKHLKAMNINYVQARHVQMEPTEDKFVLYVTDGLHRSAETPFFVLISPTNDEVPEFIARNITVQEGEMKELDLSVINAVDLDVPQDPLVFGVVQMPSYGFLINGVHGSDVLHYKELINHDHHSHGLLVHAFSLERLRNGMKLMYMHDNSENLTDSFKIQLSDGKHKVLRTISVNIIPVNDEKPALSKKNDIEVNVGETHIISSAVLSAEDKDTPRERIYYLFERLPENGQLQLKVGQGWVTLLAGMKCSQEELDMNLVRYVHTGTAGSKKKDSFTFYLWDGYNRSPAVDFYINIKDLEKGDIAVFTKLLRVPKGDHSYITTDVLLALDGTDRPEELLYVITSPPQYGQIEYVSYPGIPITSFSQMDVARQIVCYVHKAKAVVHEDTFSTC; encoded by the exons GTTTACAGAAACAGAAACGTTTGTAGAAACATTCACCCTTCATGTGCAGTTACTTGAGCCAGACTGTAACATCATAAAAATGCGCTCCCATGCGTTGGAGGTCCCTGAATACTACGGTCTGTCCAGGGTGATTGACAAGAACGTCCTCACCTTTGATTACGACAGGAAGATAAACTTGGACTGCACCATTTCCATAATCTCTTCGGAAACTCACCTGCCTGCTCATGGCCAGCTTTTTGCCGGGAAAGTGCAGCAAGGGCAGTTTGGTGGAGATCAGCCATGGAGCCTCTTCCCTGGCACTA AGCACAACCTGGGCCAGCAGTGCAGAAACAGGAGCTGTGCACAGGGACTAGGAGACATTACCAACAAAAAGATGAGCTGTGAAGAATTTCTGAGGATGGGAATTCAGTATCGACACCTTGATCCCCCCTCACCTGACACTGATTATATTCCTGTGAGGTTGGATCTCTCAGACAGCAGAAGCAAAACTCTGCACAAG ACGGAGTATGCATGGCTCCCTGTTCAGATTAGAGGTGCTGTTCCCAACCAAAGACCCAAAGCTGCCCCAATGGCAAAGTTCATCCTGGAAGTAGATCAATTTATTTTAACTCCTATTACAACCACAACCATTGATGCTGAAGACAATGAAACTCCAAAGTCCCTGCTTATATTCAACATCACCAAGCCACCTCCACGAGGCTTTATCACTCACCTCTCTGACCACACCAAACCTATTGGCTCCTTCACGTGGAAGGATCTCAGTGACATGCTCATTGCTTATCAGCCTCCAAATAACAGCCACACAGAGAGGAGGAATTATGAG GTGGAGTTTGAGGTGCATGACTTCTACTTTGAAAGGAGTTCACCAATCACTGTGCATCTTTCTATCAGAACAACAGATACAAATGCCCCACGGGTTTCGTGGAATACAG GACTCAACCTGCTAGAGGGGCAATCCCGACCCATCACATGGCAGCACTTCCAAATTGTAGACAACGATGACATCCAAAATGTTCGCTTGGTCACAGTCGATGGCTTACAGCACGGGCAGCTCTCAGTCAGAG GAGGGAAAGGATTCATGTTCACTGTCTCTGACATTCAGGATGGAGTTGTCCACTACCATCATGATGACAGTGATTCTACTAAGGACTTTGTGGTATTTAGAATTTTTGATGGCTCCCACAGTATTCGCCACAAGTTTCCAATAAATATCCTCCCTAAAGATGACAGCCCTCCATTTCTGATCAGCAATGTGGTCATTGAAGTTCATGAGGGACAGACAATCCTGATTCAGCGCTCCATGCTCCATGCTTCGGACATGGATTCCAGTGATCACTACATACTATTCAATATTACCAAGCCACCACAAGCAGGAGAAGTCTTGAAGAAACCAGGACCAAACTTGCTAG GGTATTCTGTCAACAGTTTTCTTCAGAGGGATCTATTTAATGGAATGATTTATTATCATCATTTGGGAGGAGAAGTATTTGAAGATTCCCTTGAGTTTGTGCTATGCGATAGTCATGACCCTCCAAATCTCTCAGAGCCACAG GTGATGATGGTACACATTATCCCTGTGGATGAccagctgcccagagaagctccaggagTGACCCGCCACCTGGTTGTTAAGGAGACTGAGATTTCTCACCTAACTAAGAAACATCTCCACTTCATAGATGTGGAAGAGCAAGACAGGGAGCTCACATACACCATAACCACTTCCCCATTTTTCTCTTGCACCCATGG CTACTCAGATGCTGGGAAGCTGTTTATGGTGGACACCATCCCCAAACTGGTCAAGGATCCTACTGCTCTTGCACTGCGGTCATTTACTCAG CATGCTGTGAACTATATGAAAGTTGCTTACATGCCACCCCTGCAGGACATTGGACCCGAACCTCAGCAAGTCCAGTTTGTTTTTTCTGTCAGCAATCAGCATGGAGGCACTTTGTATGGGATTTGCTTCAATATTACAATTCTTCCTGTGGACAATCAAGCCCCAGAG GTTTTAGCAACCCCTTTGAGAGTGCAAGAGGGTGGCACGACCCCTATTACAGAGGGACACATTCTCATCTCTGATTCTGACACGAAAGGAGAGCATctcttcctgctcctgcagaggcAGCCGCAGCATGGGGTGGTGGAGCTGGATAACATTCCCATGAATGGAGGTGACAGGCTTTCCTGTGAGGACCTGCGTACCCTGGCAGTGAG ATATCGTCATGACAGCTCTGAGACTCTCACTGATGAAATTTTCTTTGCAGCCTCAGATGGCATCCATTTTGTAGAGTTCATCCTGCAGGTCAAG GTGTTGCCTGTGAATGATGAGCTGCCTGTTATGCAAACAGGCCTTGTTCCCGTGCTCCACTGCCTGGAGGGTGAAGAAATTGTCCTCTCCTCAGAGTACATTTATGCCACAGATGTGGACAGCGACGACATGGAGCTGGTGTTCGTGCTGGCCCGCCAGCCCCACCACGGGCTAGTGAGGAGAGCTGGCTCTGCCGTGGATCGTTTCTCCCAGGCTGATGTCATCGCTGGTTTAGTCACCTACACGCACACCA GTGGTGAGATTGGCCTGACTCCTTGCATTGAGATCCTAACCTTGATTGTCTCTGATGGCGAGGCTGGCCTAGATGTGACAGACTGCTGTTATGATGGACTTCCTTCCCCCCCAGTTTCACGTGATGATCCCTTTCCTGTCTATGACCTTAACATCACTGTGCTTCCAGTGGACAACCAGCCTCCATCAATTTTAACTG GTGCAAGCTTTGTGGTGGAGGAGGGTTCCTCAGCAGCCCTTACTACCAAACATTTGTTTGCCACTGACCCTGACACCGCTGCAGATGActtacagtttgtgctggtttcTCCTCCCCAGTTTGGTTACATTGAAAACATACTGCCTTCTCCTGGCTTTGAGAAGAGCAACATTGGGATAAGCATAG GTTCATTTCAGCTGAAGCATCTGAAAGCCATGAATATAAACTACGTTCAAGCCAGGCACGTGCAAATGGAGCCAACAGAAGACAAATTTGTACTTTATGTCACTGATGGGCTGCATCGCTCAGCAGAGACTCCATTTTTTGTGCTAATCAGTCCAACCAATGATGAAGTTCCAGAATTTATAGCCAGGAATATTACT GTTCAAGAAGGGGAGATGAAAGAGCTGGATCTGTCTGTTATCAATGCAGTTGATCTGGATGTGCCTCAAGACCCTCTGGTATTTGGGGTTGTGCAGATGCCCTCGTATGGGTTCCTTATTAACGGTGTTCACGGCAGTGATGTTCTGCACTATAAAGAGTTAATTAACCATGATCACCACAGCCATGGGTTGCTTGTTCATGCCTTTTCCCTGGAACGACTGAGGAATG GAATGAAGCTGATGTACATGCATGACAACTCTGAAAATCTCACTGACAGTTTTAAAATTCAGCTATCAGATGGAAAACATAAAGTCCTCAGAACCATTTCAGTAAACATCATTCCGGTTAATGATGAGAAACCAGCGCTGAGCAA GAAGAACGATATAGAGGTGAACGTAGGTGAAACTCATATAATTTCTAGTGCTGTTCTGTCAGCAGAAGATAAAGATACCCCCAGGGAGAGAATTTACTACTTATTTGAAAGACTTCCAGAAAATGGTCAGCTTCAGCTCAAG GTAGGACAAGGATGGGTTACTCTCCTAGCTGGAATGAAGTGCAGTCAGGAAGAGCTGGATATGAACCTTGTGAGATATGTCCACACAGGAACTGCGGGGTCCAAGAAAAAAGACAGCTTCACATTTTACCTCTGGGATGGGTACAACAGATCTCCAGCTGTGGACTTCTACATAAATATCAAGGACTTGGAAAAGG GAGACATTGCTGTTTTTACAAAACTCCTTAGAGTGCCAAAAGGAGACCACAGCTACATTACAACTGATGTCCTCCTTGCATTGGATGGTACTGACAGGCCAGAGGAGCTCCTTTATGTGATAACCTCCCCACCCCAGTATGGACAAATAGAGTATGTCAGCTATCCTGGCATTCCCATTACGAGCTTCAGTCAAATGGATGTAGCACGACAGATTGTCTGCTATGTTCACAAAGCCAAGGCAGTTGTTCATGAAGACACATTCAG TACATGCTGA
- the FREM1 gene encoding FRAS1-related extracellular matrix protein 1 isoform X3 has protein sequence MKPSEKGWLLLLLPVVLRVVCSSFIGVNLGVKVMKGQSVFLSEEDLNFSIPREKDVCKVEVISEPITQRVGKLTPQVFDCHFLPNEVKYTHNGCPILDEDMVMLRLYRFTETETFVETFTLHVQLLEPDCNIIKMRSHALEVPEYYGLSRVIDKNVLTFDYDRKINLDCTISIISSETHLPAHGQLFAGKVQQGQFGGDQPWSLFPGTKHNLGQQCRNRSCAQGLGDITNKKMSCEEFLRMGIQYRHLDPPSPDTDYIPVRLDLSDSRSKTLHKTEYAWLPVQIRGAVPNQRPKAAPMAKFILEVDQFILTPITTTTIDAEDNETPKSLLIFNITKPPPRGFITHLSDHTKPIGSFTWKDLSDMLIAYQPPNNSHTERRNYEVEFEVHDFYFERSSPITVHLSIRTTDTNAPRVSWNTGLNLLEGQSRPITWQHFQIVDNDDIQNVRLVTVDGLQHGQLSVRGGKGFMFTVSDIQDGVVHYHHDDSDSTKDFVVFRIFDGSHSIRHKFPINILPKDDSPPFLISNVVIEVHEGQTILIQRSMLHASDMDSSDHYILFNITKPPQAGEVLKKPGPNLLGYSVNSFLQRDLFNGMIYYHHLGGEVFEDSLEFVLCDSHDPPNLSEPQVMMVHIIPVDDQLPREAPGVTRHLVVKETEISHLTKKHLHFIDVEEQDRELTYTITTSPFFSCTHGYSDAGKLFMVDTIPKLVKDPTALALRSFTQHAVNYMKVAYMPPLQDIGPEPQQVQFVFSVSNQHGGTLYGICFNITILPVDNQAPEVLATPLRVQEGGTTPITEGHILISDSDTKGEHLFLLLQRQPQHGVVELDNIPMNGGDRLSCEDLRTLAVRYRHDSSETLTDEIFFAASDGIHFVEFILQVKVLPVNDELPVMQTGLVPVLHCLEGEEIVLSSEYIYATDVDSDDMELVFVLARQPHHGLVRRAGSAVDRFSQADVIAGLVTYTHTSGEIGLTPCIEILTLIVSDGEAGLDVTDCCYDGLPSPPVSRDDPFPVYDLNITVLPVDNQPPSILTGASFVVEEGSSAALTTKHLFATDPDTAADDLQFVLVSPPQFGYIENILPSPGFEKSNIGISIGSFQLKHLKAMNINYVQARHVQMEPTEDKFVLYVTDGLHRSAETPFFVLISPTNDEVPEFIARNITVQEGEMKELDLSVINAVDLDVPQDPLVFGVVQMPSYGFLINGVHGSDVLHYKELINHDHHSHGLLVHAFSLERLRNGMKLMYMHDNSENLTDSFKIQLSDGKHKVLRTISVNIIPVNDEKPALSK, from the exons GTTTACAGAAACAGAAACGTTTGTAGAAACATTCACCCTTCATGTGCAGTTACTTGAGCCAGACTGTAACATCATAAAAATGCGCTCCCATGCGTTGGAGGTCCCTGAATACTACGGTCTGTCCAGGGTGATTGACAAGAACGTCCTCACCTTTGATTACGACAGGAAGATAAACTTGGACTGCACCATTTCCATAATCTCTTCGGAAACTCACCTGCCTGCTCATGGCCAGCTTTTTGCCGGGAAAGTGCAGCAAGGGCAGTTTGGTGGAGATCAGCCATGGAGCCTCTTCCCTGGCACTA AGCACAACCTGGGCCAGCAGTGCAGAAACAGGAGCTGTGCACAGGGACTAGGAGACATTACCAACAAAAAGATGAGCTGTGAAGAATTTCTGAGGATGGGAATTCAGTATCGACACCTTGATCCCCCCTCACCTGACACTGATTATATTCCTGTGAGGTTGGATCTCTCAGACAGCAGAAGCAAAACTCTGCACAAG ACGGAGTATGCATGGCTCCCTGTTCAGATTAGAGGTGCTGTTCCCAACCAAAGACCCAAAGCTGCCCCAATGGCAAAGTTCATCCTGGAAGTAGATCAATTTATTTTAACTCCTATTACAACCACAACCATTGATGCTGAAGACAATGAAACTCCAAAGTCCCTGCTTATATTCAACATCACCAAGCCACCTCCACGAGGCTTTATCACTCACCTCTCTGACCACACCAAACCTATTGGCTCCTTCACGTGGAAGGATCTCAGTGACATGCTCATTGCTTATCAGCCTCCAAATAACAGCCACACAGAGAGGAGGAATTATGAG GTGGAGTTTGAGGTGCATGACTTCTACTTTGAAAGGAGTTCACCAATCACTGTGCATCTTTCTATCAGAACAACAGATACAAATGCCCCACGGGTTTCGTGGAATACAG GACTCAACCTGCTAGAGGGGCAATCCCGACCCATCACATGGCAGCACTTCCAAATTGTAGACAACGATGACATCCAAAATGTTCGCTTGGTCACAGTCGATGGCTTACAGCACGGGCAGCTCTCAGTCAGAG GAGGGAAAGGATTCATGTTCACTGTCTCTGACATTCAGGATGGAGTTGTCCACTACCATCATGATGACAGTGATTCTACTAAGGACTTTGTGGTATTTAGAATTTTTGATGGCTCCCACAGTATTCGCCACAAGTTTCCAATAAATATCCTCCCTAAAGATGACAGCCCTCCATTTCTGATCAGCAATGTGGTCATTGAAGTTCATGAGGGACAGACAATCCTGATTCAGCGCTCCATGCTCCATGCTTCGGACATGGATTCCAGTGATCACTACATACTATTCAATATTACCAAGCCACCACAAGCAGGAGAAGTCTTGAAGAAACCAGGACCAAACTTGCTAG GGTATTCTGTCAACAGTTTTCTTCAGAGGGATCTATTTAATGGAATGATTTATTATCATCATTTGGGAGGAGAAGTATTTGAAGATTCCCTTGAGTTTGTGCTATGCGATAGTCATGACCCTCCAAATCTCTCAGAGCCACAG GTGATGATGGTACACATTATCCCTGTGGATGAccagctgcccagagaagctccaggagTGACCCGCCACCTGGTTGTTAAGGAGACTGAGATTTCTCACCTAACTAAGAAACATCTCCACTTCATAGATGTGGAAGAGCAAGACAGGGAGCTCACATACACCATAACCACTTCCCCATTTTTCTCTTGCACCCATGG CTACTCAGATGCTGGGAAGCTGTTTATGGTGGACACCATCCCCAAACTGGTCAAGGATCCTACTGCTCTTGCACTGCGGTCATTTACTCAG CATGCTGTGAACTATATGAAAGTTGCTTACATGCCACCCCTGCAGGACATTGGACCCGAACCTCAGCAAGTCCAGTTTGTTTTTTCTGTCAGCAATCAGCATGGAGGCACTTTGTATGGGATTTGCTTCAATATTACAATTCTTCCTGTGGACAATCAAGCCCCAGAG GTTTTAGCAACCCCTTTGAGAGTGCAAGAGGGTGGCACGACCCCTATTACAGAGGGACACATTCTCATCTCTGATTCTGACACGAAAGGAGAGCATctcttcctgctcctgcagaggcAGCCGCAGCATGGGGTGGTGGAGCTGGATAACATTCCCATGAATGGAGGTGACAGGCTTTCCTGTGAGGACCTGCGTACCCTGGCAGTGAG ATATCGTCATGACAGCTCTGAGACTCTCACTGATGAAATTTTCTTTGCAGCCTCAGATGGCATCCATTTTGTAGAGTTCATCCTGCAGGTCAAG GTGTTGCCTGTGAATGATGAGCTGCCTGTTATGCAAACAGGCCTTGTTCCCGTGCTCCACTGCCTGGAGGGTGAAGAAATTGTCCTCTCCTCAGAGTACATTTATGCCACAGATGTGGACAGCGACGACATGGAGCTGGTGTTCGTGCTGGCCCGCCAGCCCCACCACGGGCTAGTGAGGAGAGCTGGCTCTGCCGTGGATCGTTTCTCCCAGGCTGATGTCATCGCTGGTTTAGTCACCTACACGCACACCA GTGGTGAGATTGGCCTGACTCCTTGCATTGAGATCCTAACCTTGATTGTCTCTGATGGCGAGGCTGGCCTAGATGTGACAGACTGCTGTTATGATGGACTTCCTTCCCCCCCAGTTTCACGTGATGATCCCTTTCCTGTCTATGACCTTAACATCACTGTGCTTCCAGTGGACAACCAGCCTCCATCAATTTTAACTG GTGCAAGCTTTGTGGTGGAGGAGGGTTCCTCAGCAGCCCTTACTACCAAACATTTGTTTGCCACTGACCCTGACACCGCTGCAGATGActtacagtttgtgctggtttcTCCTCCCCAGTTTGGTTACATTGAAAACATACTGCCTTCTCCTGGCTTTGAGAAGAGCAACATTGGGATAAGCATAG GTTCATTTCAGCTGAAGCATCTGAAAGCCATGAATATAAACTACGTTCAAGCCAGGCACGTGCAAATGGAGCCAACAGAAGACAAATTTGTACTTTATGTCACTGATGGGCTGCATCGCTCAGCAGAGACTCCATTTTTTGTGCTAATCAGTCCAACCAATGATGAAGTTCCAGAATTTATAGCCAGGAATATTACT GTTCAAGAAGGGGAGATGAAAGAGCTGGATCTGTCTGTTATCAATGCAGTTGATCTGGATGTGCCTCAAGACCCTCTGGTATTTGGGGTTGTGCAGATGCCCTCGTATGGGTTCCTTATTAACGGTGTTCACGGCAGTGATGTTCTGCACTATAAAGAGTTAATTAACCATGATCACCACAGCCATGGGTTGCTTGTTCATGCCTTTTCCCTGGAACGACTGAGGAATG GAATGAAGCTGATGTACATGCATGACAACTCTGAAAATCTCACTGACAGTTTTAAAATTCAGCTATCAGATGGAAAACATAAAGTCCTCAGAACCATTTCAGTAAACATCATTCCGGTTAATGATGAGAAACCAGCGCTGAGCAA GTAG